In Octopus sinensis unplaced genomic scaffold, ASM634580v1 Contig15579, whole genome shotgun sequence, a single genomic region encodes these proteins:
- the LOC115230450 gene encoding uncharacterized protein LOC115230450 codes for MSGSLTALNKKDGGIRPISVGCTFRRLAAKILCSRSSHSYPSIFKNIQLGVGVRGGCEASAYSVREFIASKNVSDNCVILKIDMRNAFNSIDRSCFLGECMTQLPEIMPFAKLCYEHSSSLLFEGSSILSSTGVQQGDPLGPLLFALGINPIAMSVKSPLNIWYLDDVTIGGPADQVLKDALMISSWLGHIGLSLDPSKCELTNLNVASFDEIHRNFTSLIPEIRITQKEDLIILGSPLHGQATEKILMEKTSNMEQAASRLSQLDAHEGLFLLKNFLSIPKILYILRSSPCFLHPKHLGSIDSIIRRHAELICNVQLDDLAWKQASLPIRMGGIGLRSPTDLALPAYLASRSFCGPLIGVILKSLNECTPCRWMQNGLESWSSHGLRFPEVESLQRHWDEIWCRETYRVIELCMDQERIICLRSGAQPTSGSWISACPIESTGCKLDDDTIRIGLCLRLGLPMCTPHPCKCGKRIGPLGRHPLSCTRSAGRFPRHSAANDIIKRAMDAAGFHSQLEPAGLDRGDGKRPDGVTIYP; via the coding sequence ATGTCTGGAAGCCTCACCGCCCTTAATAAAAAGGACGGCGGAATTAGACCGATTTCTGTTGGGTGCACTTTTAGACGCCTTGCAGCCAAAATATTATGCAGTCGTAGCTCCCATTCCTACCCGAGCATCTTTAAAAACATCCAATTGGGTGTCGGTGTCAGAGGAGGTTGTGAAGCATCAGCCTATTCAGTCAGAGAGTTTATTGCTTCCAAGAATGTGTCTGACAATTGTGTCATCTTGAAAATTGACATGCGAAATGCGTTCAATTCGATCGACCGTTCCTGTTTCCTTGGAGAGTGTATGACTCAGTTACCTGAAATCATGCCGTTCGCTAAACTTTGTTACGAGCACAGTTCCAGCCTCCTTTTCGAGGGTTCAAGTATCCTCTCGTCCACCGGGGTACAACAGGGTGATCCTCTCGGACCACTCCTTTTCGCATTGGGTATCAACCCTATAGCAATGTCAGTCAAATCTCCCCTAAACATTTGGTACTTGGACGATGTCACAATCGGTGGCCCGGCAGATCAGGTTCTCAAAGACGCCCTTATGATATCCTCTTGGCTCGGCCACATCGGGTTATCCTTGGATCCGTCAAAGTGTGAGCTGACTAATCTTAACGTGGCCTCTTTTGATGAAATCCACAGAAACTTTACCTCACTCATTCCTGAAATCAGAATAACCCAAAAGGAAGACCTTATTATTCTCGGCTCTCCTCTCCACGGTCAGGCAACGgaaaaaattttgatggaaaagaCATCAAATATGGAACAAGCAGCGAGTCGGTTATCCCAGCTAGATGCACATGAAGGCTTGTtcctcttgaagaattttttatccATTCCAAAAATTCTGTATATCCTCCGTTCATCTCCATGTTTCCTTCATCCTAAACATCTTGGGTCAATAGACTCTATCATTCGTCGTCATGCCGAACTTATTTGTAATGTGCAACTTGATGATCTCGCATGGAAACAAGCTTCCCTACCTATTCGTATGGGAGGTATCGGTCTCCGTTCACCTACCGACTTGGCTCTTCCAGCCTATTTGGCCTCACGATCATTTTGTGGTCCCCTCATCGGCGTCATTCTCAAGTCTTTAAATGAATGTACCCCGTGTCGGTGGATGCAAAACGGCCTCGAGTCTTGGAGCAGTCATGGTCTGAGATTCCCCGAAGTGGAATCTTTACAGAGACATTGGGACGAAATCTGGTGTAGGGAGACTTACAGAGTTATCGAACTGTGCATGGACCAAGAACGGATCATATGTCTCAGATCGGGTGCACAACCCACTTCTGGCTCCTGGATAAGCGCTTGTCCTATTGAGTCTACCGGTTGTAAACTGGACGACGATACCATTAGGATCGGCCTATGTCTACGTCTCGGCTTACCGATGTGCACCCCACACCCCTGCAAATGTGGAAAGAGGATTGGTCCATTGGGAAGGCACCCACTTTCTTGCACTCGTAGCGCCGGTCGTTTTCCCCGACATTCCGCCGCCAATGACATCATCAAAAGGGCCATGGACGCTGCCGGATTCCACTCTCAACTCGAACCAGCTGGTCTCgatagaggggatggcaaacgcccAGACGGCGTAACCATCTACCCGTAA